A single genomic interval of Deltaproteobacteria bacterium harbors:
- a CDS encoding DUF3014 domain-containing protein, which produces MDRMDRPRRRRRTGPWLAAVLALVALALGAYVWLRRPPLITLPVPPSSAPGPEPTPPPTVPPPAVTEPLAAPPGTAPDTPEERGLPPLAESDTLVRELASGLTSHPGLSVWLSTDGLIQRFVAAVDNIAGGESPRPHLLFLAPAAKFRVVRRKGRLYVDPKSYERYDLVADVLASLDPPRTVEVYRRLQPLCEDAYRGLGKPQGRFDDVLVKAIRTLLATPVVEGDVELTPKVITYAFADPALEGLSPAQKHLLRMGPKNERAIQAELRALATALGMG; this is translated from the coding sequence GTGGACCGCATGGACCGCCCGCGGAGACGGCGGAGGACCGGTCCCTGGCTCGCCGCCGTGCTGGCGCTCGTCGCCCTGGCGCTCGGTGCCTACGTGTGGCTTCGAAGGCCACCCCTCATCACTCTGCCGGTGCCCCCGAGCTCCGCTCCCGGTCCCGAACCCACTCCGCCGCCAACCGTGCCCCCGCCCGCGGTCACCGAGCCGCTCGCGGCGCCGCCCGGCACCGCGCCCGATACGCCCGAGGAGCGGGGGCTGCCGCCGCTCGCCGAGAGCGACACGCTGGTGCGGGAGCTCGCGAGCGGGCTCACGTCCCACCCGGGGCTCTCCGTCTGGCTGTCCACGGACGGGCTGATCCAGCGCTTCGTGGCCGCGGTCGACAACATCGCCGGCGGCGAGAGCCCGCGGCCGCACCTGCTGTTCCTCGCCCCCGCGGCGAAGTTTCGCGTCGTGCGCCGCAAGGGTCGCCTGTACGTCGACCCGAAGAGCTACGAGCGCTACGACCTGGTCGCCGACGTGCTGGCCTCGCTCGACCCGCCGCGCACGGTCGAGGTCTACCGGCGGCTCCAGCCCCTGTGCGAGGACGCCTATCGCGGGCTCGGCAAGCCGCAGGGCCGCTTCGACGACGTCCTCGTCAAGGCGATCCGCACGCTGCTCGCCACGCCCGTCGTCGAGGGCGACGTCGAGCTGACGCCCAAGGTGATCACCTACGCGTTCGCCGATCCGGCGCTGGAGGGACTGAGCCCGGCTCAGAAGCACCTCCTGCGCATGGGGCCGAAGAACGAGCGCGCGATCCAGGCGGAGCTCCGCGCCCTCGCGACGGCGCTCGGCATGGGCTGA